The Anomaloglossus baeobatrachus isolate aAnoBae1 chromosome 7, aAnoBae1.hap1, whole genome shotgun sequence sequence aagtatgcggcgatcattcaccactgttgtcatccatggacgcccaggcctttttgagttcccaagctcaccagtcaattccttttttctcagaatgtacccgactgttgattttgctactccaagcatgtctgctatctctctgatggattttttcttttttttcagcctcaggatgttctgcttcacctcaattgagagttccttagaccgcatgttgtctggtcacagcagcagcttccaaatgcaaaaccacacacctgtaatcaaccccagaccttttaactacttcattgattacaggttaacgagggagacgccttcagagttaattgcagcccttagagtcccttgtccaattacttttggtcccttgaaaaagaggaggctatgcattacagagctatgattcctaaaccctttctccgatttggatgtgaaaactctcatattgcagctgggagtgtgcactttcagcccatattatatatataattgtatttctgaacatgtttttctaaacagctaaaataacaaaacttgtgtcactgtccaaatatttctggacctaactgtaattatcGATTATCcatagccagaagaatggtggaatgctcctttgggatactaacgagcaaatggcgagtgttgttaacagccattaatttaaacattgaaactgttgatgaaatagtcaAAGCATGTGTGATACTAcataattttgttttaacaaaggaacctttgtccttggatgaccagagtttggaatccacctttGTCtggctacaccagtcctggatttaggagtagtgttgcctgttcaacaatctgTGACAAATATgcagactattttgtgtccccagaaggtagagtagattggcaagaacaAATGGTATAAGATTTCTCTGTAGTTTTATtaaaaataatgttaaaaaaaaccATGTATGTTGTTAACCTCGGTAATTTGAAACTGTTTGTATATCTTAAAAATTTGGTAATTTTAAAACCTTATAATTATAACATGTTACGTTTTTGTATTATACCTTATTATTAACCGAACTTGAAAAATCTGATTACCCcccaaaacaacaagaacaaataaatacatttcaactaaaatgttttattttttattacatacataaaaaaatatatataaatgcatatatcttgggcttggggtggagatagtactggaggggctgtcagatgggaacacatgcacagtgggagtatggagggtggaaagtggtgttggtggggaagtaacagaaggtgaaggggtggtggagaaaccaagagggaaaacaggagatgggatgggatgtgttaaggattgtggggtggagtggagggattgggagacagaagaggtggcgggtgaattagaggcttgtgttggggtcatgatgggtagggagtgtaggggcagatgtggttgggagctggtactgggcagcaggctggtactaggcagcaggctggtactgggcaggagggggagtagggacaatggctggagggggggccggtgctggacgaggggtgggtggaggtgattGGGAGGAAACCTGCACCAGAGCCtgctgtgtggcttgcattacatgcatctgctggtcaggagacagcttttccatgcgctcgagtacggcttgaaaaaaacaatgatttggcaatttacttgcatctaaatgcagcctgtccagacgcgtgcacaattcatgCGTATTTTTCTCCATAGAGGTCTTCATGAGGCTCAAACCAGCACTCGTTTGTTCAGCTAATAATTTAATcgtgttctggaaggctgcatttagatgcaagaactcgggcgcagagctcctttcctgacccctatgacgctgacgcccagaacccaaaggtgttctactgagggcagcagtgtcagaggggtggggtaggggaaaagctatctcgtcaccagcagcttcaggtaatgaagtctcaccggatgctccagcgcaggtggatgggaccgaGGTATCAGAtgaaagggaaggttcagatgggtggggtctgtgtctGTGTTCCCAGTGGCGGACTGTGCTGGGATCGCTCCTGACGGGTTTGAtgcaggctcccgagtgctgcagacggtgctgttacaAAGAGGAAAAGACAAAACAattattaatttaattgctattcaTTGTCCCTggctaaaaaaagacaaaaaaggtcAGACATATCAacaattatactttgtacatattgtggggaatatttatcttctgcacaccatagttgtttgGAGGAACGACAACGTTCTAAAATATCGGTATttggatctgcgtcctccggatccactcggggcctgcatctctagattcaactccttcttgaagcgatccctgatagaccaccaccgcttctgaagtttgtcacctgaaagtggaaagcacaaagtggttagtatacaacatattaaatcctgcagcataacctactgaactgtgaatacttacgcgctttcttCTCGGCCCGAGAATTGAGCTCCTCCCAACCTTCTAcccctgcgtggcatacctcgtcccagagtcgacgggttacgatggtatcagcgtggcggcggtctcccatgttccacagcggcttcctctctctaacttcatcgatgagaaggtcgatgttgatacatccggcctcctcaccgtcagattcgggagcacgctgtgaagcCTGttccaagaaagaaaaaagaacgaaaaaaaaaaaatattagactgCAATTCACACAAAGTagacatgaaacaaaaaaaaaaaatatatatattttcttaccCTATGACCTCCGCCACCTCGACGCCGACCCTGAGACGGTCTTggaggagctctatcgtgagccctagaagtggaagcctttagtgaagaagaaaaaaaaccaaaacatttaggtGCTTTTATGTGTTGGGCGTGCTGTGATAAGCAATTCCTGTAACATGAAACTTACAatctgaccgcccgctccgtggatTTCTCCAACCCTTTCGTCACCTTCTggaagcacctcctgtgatgtttcTGCTACCTGTGAAaaaatttttttaaacattttttttttttttttttaaaaaaacacaaaaccacccaaaaaaaaaaaaacctcagttgTTTGTTaacaggagggagggctcccagaaGAAGACATAGCTTTTATTTTTTGACCGTGCAAATTTCTGAAAGAAATAAGCACGATTATACACGTATCCTAATGACTGCACAACCTTAAAAGCGCACTTTATCATGTAACACCAGTTTAATGTTGTACAAATacacaaccaaaaaatgtaaaggTAATAAGACAACGCAGGCAAAGTTTTTGTAtacatttaatatatatttttttaattcttttcaaAATAAATTTAACAAGGTCGGAGCCAGACAgctctttattaaccccttcacgaccatggacggaaagatccgtccttgtgccctgggccttaacgaccaaggacggatctttccgtcatggcgtaatcgcggcaccggagcctccggtgactgtgaaaagttaggataaaccgcagattcggggaggaggggacctgtacctgacctcaggaggggtggtgcctcctccccggacctacggaggctgtgattggctgacgaacgccgctcaaccaatcacagccactgtaatgttccagccacttaaagtgactgaaacattgaaatccagccctggccagtgcaactATAGCACtgcccattggctggagctgggtgacctcactggttcaccctcccccagctccagtaactttgattggagagatcggccttgtgaccgctgtctccaatcacagtggacctgttgccggtgaccgcccccgtcatcgtccctgcagcacgccagcacagtgagtgtacacagtgcaatggcggggcgacaagctccggtcccatgctgttatgagaccggagcatgggacccggaagttgccgcgctgccattgcactgtatgaaaccggcctcccgatccgccgccgccctccgccgCGAACTGCCACCCGCAcaaccacccctcgtatctgctggccgcatcctcacccccacacctcccgat is a genomic window containing:
- the LOC142246706 gene encoding uncharacterized protein LOC142246706, whose amino-acid sequence is MTDALDFWQKKTPKELCNYTWASTSRAHDRAPPRPSQGRRRGGGGHRASQRAPESDGEEAGCINIDLLIDEVRERKPLWNMGDRRHADTIVTRRLWDEVCHAGVEGWEELNSRAEKKARDKLQKRWWSIRDRFKKELNLEMQAPSGSGGRRSKYRYFRTLSFLQTTMHRLQHSGACIKPVRSDPSTVRHWEHRHRPHPSEPSLSSDTSVPSTCAGASGETSLPEAAGDEIAFPLPHPSDTAALSRTPLGSGRQRHRGQERSSAPEFLHLNAAFQNTIKLLAEQTSAGLSLMKTSMEKNTHELCTRLDRLHLDASKLPNHCFFQAVLERMEKLSPDQQMHVMQATQQALVQVSSQSPPPTPRPAPAPPPAIVPTPPPAQYQPAA